One Streptomyces sp. R28 DNA window includes the following coding sequences:
- a CDS encoding SDR family oxidoreductase, producing the protein MKFAVIGGTGLIGSQVVRNLNAAGHEAVPHSQSTGVDVITGQGLDEAVAGADVVVNLTNSPTFDGASLAFFQTSMENLLAAAHKGGVGHFVILSIVGVDQVPELDYYRAKRLQETVLEAGPIPYSIVRATQFMEFMDAVLSWTADGDTVRLPATPIQPIAAADVALAVTEVAAGAPLNGIRDIGGPEIFALDELGRITLSHKGDSRTVVTDPSAGMFAVVKGDVLTDKDARLAPTRYADWLS; encoded by the coding sequence ATGAAGTTCGCGGTCATCGGCGGAACCGGACTCATCGGGTCGCAGGTCGTCAGGAATCTGAACGCCGCCGGGCACGAGGCGGTACCGCACTCGCAGTCCACCGGAGTCGACGTCATCACCGGCCAGGGACTGGACGAGGCGGTGGCGGGAGCGGACGTCGTCGTCAACCTGACGAACTCCCCGACCTTCGACGGCGCCTCTCTGGCGTTCTTCCAGACCTCGATGGAGAACCTGCTGGCCGCGGCCCACAAGGGCGGCGTCGGCCACTTCGTCATCCTCTCGATCGTCGGCGTGGACCAGGTGCCGGAGCTGGACTACTACCGGGCCAAGAGGCTCCAGGAGACCGTCCTCGAGGCCGGCCCGATCCCGTACTCGATCGTCCGGGCGACGCAGTTCATGGAGTTCATGGACGCCGTCCTGTCCTGGACCGCCGACGGCGACACCGTCCGGTTGCCCGCCACACCGATCCAGCCCATCGCCGCCGCGGACGTGGCCCTGGCGGTGACGGAGGTCGCCGCGGGCGCCCCGCTGAACGGCATCCGCGACATCGGCGGCCCCGAGATCTTCGCCCTGGACGAGCTGGGCCGGATCACCCTGTCCCACAAGGGCGACAGCCGTACGGTCGTCACCGATCCCAGTGCCGGCATGTTCGCCGTCGTCAAGGGCGACGTCCTCACCGACAAGGACGCCCGACTCGCCCCCACGCGCTACGCCGACTGGCTCTCCTGA
- a CDS encoding MFS transporter — MWPLYAAGFTTAFGAHGIAANLGGYSDDAVTSLLVLGGLLALYDGAEVLLKPLFGTLADRIGARPVLLGGLVAFAVASAAYVVADSPGWLWAARLGQGAAASAFSPSASALVARLNPAAKHGRAFGSYGFYKSIGYTLGPLLGGVLVWADGLRLLFTVLAVLGAAVALWAALAVPHVPPLPKQRQTVLDLARRLADPAFLRPTAALAGATAALSVGVGFLPVSGAAAGLGTVATGAAVSVLAACAAVVQPKAGRALDDGRLTVRSGLTAGLLITAAGLACAMLPGLTGVLLAATLIGIGTGLITPLGFAALAASTPAERLGQTMGSAELGRELGDAGGPLLVAAVASLATLTCGYAALALLLATGPALAVVRRSRTSGYQ; from the coding sequence ATGTGGCCCCTGTACGCCGCCGGTTTCACCACCGCCTTCGGTGCGCACGGCATCGCCGCCAATCTCGGTGGCTACTCCGACGACGCCGTGACGTCCCTCCTCGTCCTCGGCGGCCTGCTCGCCCTGTACGACGGGGCCGAGGTGTTGCTCAAGCCGCTCTTCGGCACGCTCGCCGACCGGATCGGGGCGCGGCCGGTGCTGCTCGGCGGCCTCGTCGCGTTCGCCGTGGCTTCCGCCGCGTACGTCGTCGCCGACAGCCCCGGCTGGCTCTGGGCCGCCCGGCTCGGTCAGGGTGCCGCGGCCTCCGCGTTCTCGCCGTCCGCGTCCGCGCTGGTCGCCCGGCTGAACCCGGCGGCCAAGCACGGGCGGGCGTTCGGCAGTTACGGCTTCTACAAGTCCATCGGCTACACCCTGGGCCCGCTGCTCGGCGGCGTCCTGGTCTGGGCCGACGGCCTGCGGCTGCTGTTCACGGTGCTGGCGGTACTCGGCGCGGCCGTCGCGCTCTGGGCCGCGCTCGCCGTCCCGCACGTACCCCCGCTGCCCAAGCAGCGGCAGACGGTCCTGGACCTGGCCCGGCGCCTGGCCGACCCGGCGTTCCTGCGGCCCACGGCCGCCCTGGCCGGCGCGACCGCCGCGCTCTCCGTCGGCGTCGGCTTCCTGCCGGTCTCCGGCGCCGCCGCCGGGCTCGGCACGGTCGCGACCGGCGCCGCGGTGTCGGTGCTGGCGGCCTGCGCGGCCGTCGTGCAGCCGAAGGCCGGGCGAGCCCTGGACGACGGCCGCCTCACCGTCCGTTCCGGCCTGACCGCCGGGCTGCTGATCACGGCGGCGGGACTGGCCTGCGCCATGCTGCCCGGCCTGACCGGTGTCCTCCTCGCCGCCACCCTGATCGGCATCGGCACCGGCCTGATCACCCCGCTCGGCTTCGCCGCCCTGGCCGCCTCCACCCCCGCCGAACGGCTCGGCCAGACCATGGGCTCCGCCGAGCTGGGCCGCGAACTCGGCGACGCGGGCGGCCCGCTGCTGGTCGCCGCCGTCGCCTCACTGGCCACCCTCACCTGCGGCTACGCCGCCCTCGCCCTCCTCCTCGCCACCGGCCCGGCCCTCGCGGTGGTCCGCCGGAGCCGAACTTCCGGATATCAATAA